GATCTTGCTCCGGGTTCGCAATAAGGAGGACAGCCGGGTGCTGTTTTCCTCCCTTTGGCTTCCAGAGCGTGGCCATCAGGCGCAAGCCGTCGGGGGTACGAAGCACGAGGTTCTGGGGCTTGGCTGGGCCTCGGCTCGAAGAGCAACCGAGAACGAGCGCGCCGATCGTCAGCACAACCACAGTCTGGCAAGCGTTACTTTTCCAGGTCCCCACGTTTCGTCCTCCTGGCCAGATCGATAATCCCGAGCCGCGGGTCGGTCACAATGGGCATTCGCGTACCATCACGAGCTCACCGGCTCCTTCCAGCCGAGAGACGGAGCGCCCTCCACAGCCAGGTTCATCTCTTTCCGTTTGGCGAACAGGCCGAAGATTCCTCCCGTGTGCAGGAACAGAATGCGATCGCTTTTCGCGAATCTTCCCCGGCGAATCTGGTCCAGAAGACCGAACATCGCCTTACCGGTGTACACAGGATCGAGGATGATGCCCTCAAGGCGCGCCAGATCTCGGATGAGGTCGAGCTCTTCAGGCCGGCTCTCGGCATAGCCACGGCCCACGTAGCCGTCGATGATCTTCACATCCTCCGGGGTGATTCCCAATCCGAGGTGATAGCGATCGGCCACGGTGCGCACAATTCCCAGAATGCGCTCGTGGAAATAGTCAGCCGTTTCACACACGTTGATGCCGAGCACTTCGGCCTCCAGGGAATAGAGGCGCTTACCAAGGAGAAGGCCGGCCAGGGTCCCTCCCGAACCGACCGCTGTTACCACGTAGTTCACCCTGATTCCTTCGAGGCGCAGTTGCTCGACGATTTCGCGCGTGGCACGCAGATATCCGAAGGCTCCCAGTTCATTGGAAGCGCCTTCGGGGATCACATAGGCGCGCTTGCCTTGGGTCTCGTATTGTCGCCGAACTTCGGCGAAAAGCTCGTCCAGGCGGTGGCGGTAGTCGTCCGGGGAC
The sequence above is a segment of the candidate division KSB1 bacterium genome. Coding sequences within it:
- a CDS encoding D-cysteine desulfhydrase family protein, whose protein sequence is MRDYVPPRLSLAQTPTPVHKLARLSELLGGPEIWIKRDDLTGCAASGNKVRKLEFVLADALRQGAQVIVTCGGIQSNHARATAVLARQLGLHPHLLLRGEPPADTPDGNFFLDLLAGATVTFVSPDDYRHRLDELFAEVRRQYETQGKRAYVIPEGASNELGAFGYLRATREIVEQLRLEGIRVNYVVTAVGSGGTLAGLLLGKRLYSLEAEVLGINVCETADYFHERILGIVRTVADRYHLGLGITPEDVKIIDGYVGRGYAESRPEELDLIRDLARLEGIILDPVYTGKAMFGLLDQIRRGRFAKSDRILFLHTGGIFGLFAKRKEMNLAVEGAPSLGWKEPVSS